From Daphnia pulicaria isolate SC F1-1A chromosome 11, SC_F0-13Bv2, whole genome shotgun sequence, the proteins below share one genomic window:
- the LOC124315398 gene encoding uncharacterized protein LOC124315398 isoform X1, producing the protein MIVKHLDNKFKANWVSKANARRKGPNIPIAKVKNRPPGRGTSRSNRHLLHSQLFANFQTQLSEFSAEDDGTLGYEEDNVFEDEESSQWTPTTTSTVVVPSNSSFVLYRRIFGFESLRKIWDLLLRYIWTSHIGRSIAPQPDKVVEMEDSDSEGEELFQDCEEDENDGSKTVDSVNFCFSPPAPSFVEALNRPLSSLLLRYDATFTPTPATPRTFTPATIQSNSSAQSSTSNRARLAELSWDNYDLTMLPQSPLEGGEIFGRWSAHQRGHRIPMASCLKTLWSLDSPSYDQLTGSPIAEDVEGEDDEGINSTTHSLPVDSGEHRFTRIDSRASDDGLHISKGKSLEVWQLDDERQEMSDIKDCNHNNLLR; encoded by the exons ATGATTGTAAAACACCTTGACAACAAGTTCAAAGCTAATTGGGTTTCGAAAGCCAATGCCAGACGGAAGGGTCCCAATATTCCAATAGCCAAAGTCAAGAATCGCCCACCTGGCCGTGGCACGTCTCGTTCCAATCGCCACCTGTTGCACAGCCAACTGTTCGCCAACTTTCAAACACAATTGAGCGAGTTCTCAGCTGAAGACGACGGCACCTTGGGGTACGAGGAAGACAATGTCTTTGAGGACGAAGAAAGCAGCCAGTggacccccaccaccaccagcaccgtAGTCGTTCCCAGCAACAGTTCGTTCGTACTCTACCGACGCATTTTCGGCTTCGAGTCGTTGAGGAAAATCTGGGACCTACTTTTGCGGTACATCTGGACGTCTCACATCGGCCGGAGCATAGCCCCTCAGCCGGACAAAGTGGTGGAGATGGAAGACTCGGATTCGGAAGGCGAAGAATTGTTCCAGGATTGCGAGGAAGATGAAAACGATGGCAGCAAAACGGTTGACAGCGTCAATTTCTGCTTTTCTCCACCGGCTCCGAGCTTTGTCGAAGCTCTGAATCGCCCATTGTCTTCGCTATTGTTGCGCTACGACGCCACTTTCACGCCGACTCCCGCCACGCCGCGTACATTCACGCCGGCCACCATCCAGTCCAACTCGTCCGCCCAGTCTAGCACTTCCAATCGAGCCCGACTTGCCGAATTGTCTTGGGATAATTACGATTTGACCATGTTACCTCAAAGCCCTTTGGAGGGCGGAGAGATATTCGGGAGGTGGTCTGCCCATCAACGGGGCCATCGAATCCCGATGGCGTCGTGTCTGAAGACGCTCTGGAGCCTGGATTCGCCATCGTACGACCAGTTGACCGGTTCACCCATCGCCGAAGACGTTGAAGGAGAAGACGACGAAGGAATCAATTCCACCACCCATTCTCTTCCGGTTGATTCCGGAGAACATCGTTTCACCCGGATTGACTCCCGGGCATCCGACGATGGACTGCACATTTCCAAGGGAAAATCGCTGGAGG tttggcagcTAGACGATGAGCGTCAAGAAATGTCAGACATCAAAGATTGTAACCACAACAACCTGTTACGCTGA
- the LOC124315314 gene encoding spermine oxidase-like, with protein MEKTNYDTIVIGAGLAGISAARTLIQNGVKDVLILEAQEQPGGRVRTEFIQNFPFDYGAQFIHGEVGNPLYDYAAKNGLLLNIPSFEGEGNFYTQCGIRVDPEAVEEVEKLVETSLHNPDAIASENIQEIFDAVKKEVHHDIKLEGLLEWHKNYQLIDNACERLDELSIEAWNQYQECPGNYCQLVKGGFIAIVNHLLTGIPEDTVKYSQPVEKIVWEGNNADGTGVIVKTVHGTEYHCNHVIVTCSMGFLREHWGDFFQPNLPAEWIARFNCIGFGSITKVAMMFDEPFWEGHCKGFQFAWTDTHLGHSLAYKEPWYHYLTGFDVVQASNPAVLLGWVGSRGALYLAEQDIGDEELGEECVKVLEEFTGHPSIPRPFKTIRTRWHKNPYVRGAFSYRTGVFDPAILDPLGPVVDEKTVPSLFFAGEALDLSHHSTAHGAFSSGRDQAMKIVELKRNLSNSASGSN; from the exons ATGGAGAAAACAAACTACGACACAATTGTTATCGGAGCTGGACTAGCTGGTATTTCTGCAGCCCGTACCCTTATACAGAATGGGGTGAAGGACGTTTTAATACTAGAAG CCCAAGAACAACCCGGAGGTCGAGTGCGCACAGAGTTTATTCAAAACTTCCCGTTCGATTACGGCGCCCAATTTATCCATGGCGAAGTTGGCAACCCACTTTACGATTACGCAGCGAAAAATGGACTGCTGCTGAACATTCCCTCCTTTGAGGGCGAAG GTAATTTTTATACTCAGTGTGGTATTCGTGTGGATCCCGAAGCAGTTGAGGAAGTGGAGAAATTAGTTGAAACTTCGTTGCATAATCCGGACGCCATCGCATccgaaaacattcaagaaatttttgatgCCGTCAAGAAGGAAGTGCATCACGATATTAAGCTAGAGGGTCTGCTCGAGTGGCACAAGAACTACCAGCTGATTGATAACGCCTGCGAACGGCTGGACGAGTTATCGATTGAAGCGTGGAACCAATACCAAGAGTGCCCTGGAAACTACTGCCAGTTAGTAAAAGGCGGATTTATCGCCATCGTCAACCACCTGTTGACTGGGATTCCCGAAGATACCGTCAAGTATTCCCAGCCGGTCGAGAAAATTGTTTGGGAGGGAAATAATGCTGACGGTACTGGCGTTATTGTGAAAACAGTTCACGGAACCGAATACCACTGCAATCACGTAATTGTCACTTGTTCAATGGGATTCTTGAGAGAGCATTGGGGCGATTTCTTCCAACCCAACTTGCCCGCTGAATGGATTGCAAGATTCAATTGCATCGGTTTTGGATCCATCACCAAAGTTGCCATGATGTTTGATGAACCGTTTTGGGAAGG ACATTGCAAAGGATTTCAGTTTGCTTGGACGGATACTCATCTTGGACATAGTCTAGCGTACAAAGAGCCCTGGTATCACTATCTAACCGGCTTCGATGTTGTCCAAGCCTCCAATCCTGCTGTGCTTCTTGGTTGGGTCGGTAGTAGAGGAGCTCTTTATCTGGCCGAACAGGACATTGGAGACGAAGAACTGGGCGAAGAGTGTGTGAAAGTTTTGGAGGAATTCACCGGTCATCCTTCAATCCCGAGGCCTTTCAAAACTATCCG aactcGCTGGCACAAGAATCCTTATGTCCGTGGGGCGTTCAGCTATCGAACTGGAGTGTTCGACCCTGCGATTCTTGACCCATTGGGACCAGTGGTTGACGAGAAAACA GTTCCTTCACTGTTTTTTGCTGGAGAAGCTTTGGATCTTTCGCATCATTCGACTGCCCACGGAGCTTTCTCGTCGGGCCGTGATCAAGCGATGAAAATTGTCGAGTTGAAGAGGAATCTGTCGAACAGTGCTTCGGGTTCAAACTAA
- the LOC124315354 gene encoding collagen alpha-1(I) chain-like: MLFSVLLCSCFVTFLSVGSELHRHPKHLHPGPLDPWSEENYEALQEKSGDGENGPVGPPVSSEEPHGPEEIVNSADEPVVSAPPTGDDDEPIGPDPEGREMDSNAYSWYRAGRYIGEKVRFYSQYIPVSPGPKGPTGRPGPPGPTGLTGATGPTGPWGPTGAIGGTGPAGPNGADGIPGVPGSAGAAGAAGPPGVSGSSGVPGVPGAAGAAGASGGGGGSSSSSSGGAGGGGGGGRSLDFYLFGDGPVGPPAVDLGHFLDAEEQEETETGRKASRMDPFYKAGRYLGRIVGDRFRFYSSQIPISAPPGPTGDPGVAGPPGPTGPYGPTGSPGPTGLTGPPGPPGPAGSDGTAGLPGSPGVNGAPGAAGTPGGSGASGSPGVPGTSGAAGASAGGGSSSSSSGSGGGGGGGGGKK; the protein is encoded by the exons ATGTTGTTTTCTGTGCTGTTGTGTAGTTGTTTCGTGACATTCTTGTCCGTCGGAAGCGAACTCCATCGCCATCCGAAACATTTGCATCCAG GACCGTTGGACCCGTGGTCTGAAGAGAACTATGAAGCTCTGCAAGAAAAATCTGGGGATGGAGAAAACGGTCCGGTAGGCCCACCTGTATCATCCGAAGAACCACACG GGCCGGAAGAAATAGTCAATAGTGCAGACGAGCCAGTAGTTAGCGCACCACCAACTGGAGATGACGACGAACCCATTG GTCCTGATCCTGAAGGacgagaaatggattccaatgcgTATTCATGGTACAGAGCTGGAAGATACATCGGTGAGAAAGTGAGATTCTATTCACAATACATTCCAGTTTCACCAGGACCAAAAG GTCCTACAGGTCGACCGGGACCGCCAGGGCCGACTGGATTAACCGGAGCAACAG GTCCAACCGGCCCTTGGGGACCAACTGGGGCTATCGGCGGGACGGGTCCTGCTGGTCCGAACGGCGCCGATGGAATTCCAGGCGTTCCAGGTAGCGCAGGAGCAGCCGGAGCGGCAGGGCCTCCCGGTGTAAGCGGTTCTTCCGGTGTTCCTGGAGTTCCTGGAGCGGCCGGAGCGGCCGGAGCCAGTGGTGGTGGAggcggttcttcttcttcgtcatccGGAGGtgccggcggcggtggcggaggTGGCCGTTCGttggatttttatctctttggAGATGGCCCAGTTGGTCCACCAGCAGTAGATTTAGGACATTTTCTGGATGCTGAAGAACAGGAAGAAACAGAGACCGGACGCAAGGCTTCTCGAATGGATCCATTTTACAAAGCCGGCAGGTACCTGGGAAGAATCGTCGGCGATAGATTCAGATTTTACTCGTCACAAATTCCCATCTCAGCCCCTCCCG GACCTACTGGGGACCCTGGAGTAGCAGGACCTcctg GTCCAACCGGTCCTTATGGGCCAACTGGTTCTCCTGGGCCGACTGGATTAACGGGGCCCCCTGGACCACCGGGACCAGCTGGAAGTGACGGAACGGCTGGTCTTCCGGGATCTCCTGGAGTGAATGGTGCACCAGGAGCTGCTGGGACTCCTGGCGGTAGTGGCGCTTCGGGCTCGCCGGGTGTACCGGGAACAAGTGGGGCAGCAGGAGCTAGTGCCGGAGGAGGTTCCTCTTCGTCTTCCAGCGGAAGTGGTGGAGGAGGTGGCGGAGGAGGTGGTAAAAAGTAA
- the LOC124315212 gene encoding pancreatic lipase-related protein 2-like isoform X1 — MISVKCALIFRIIFFTFFLFNVGSSSEPDYPDTIRTQLRYAHSFDPLNPSFVKIEKQIQDELIETTVINSRNRAATDTIKVAELNDPNLTLNLTQTLAPGLALNADSSVCYDDLGCITRFSFADPILWPINLLPEDREKIDTHFTLSTRDQSTPWPGVLISGKDPNGITSASFKATRPTKFYVHGWLSTGYEDRYKTFVERLLANGDFNVIVVHWGGGAETSYNQAFVNIRLVGLEIAFLVKTLVGKLGVTPSDVHLIGHSLGAHTSGYAGEKIANLGRITGLDPAGWYFRRMPTFARLDPSDAQFVDAVHTDGEGILAVGLLEPLGHLDFYPNGGGRQPGCILSELRSAKNLSSNNLIDDVTNATSCSHMRVLDLYSESFLPDACQSIAYKCSDYESFQKAECTSCGSDNSQCTPFGLQANNYPIGNQDNVKLYFNTGESSPYCRYHYAVKVSLAKPRRAKPTVTGIIRLSISGQQGTLSKVKLPAIGLEHGKDHRFLLTVPNNLGSVQRVNLGWKYLKKNSLDVTCILRLCTQRLYVNSVTISLMNSYPEETIKANTLKICPQSSPGVIGPFFSLAFDSSCPTTLPTSFNLLSYLRPWTNWLGI; from the exons ATGATTTCTGTCAAGTGTGCATTGATCTtccgaattattttctttaccttCTTCTTATTCAATGTTGGATCAAGTAGTGAGCCGGATTACCCTGACACAATAAG AACGCAACTGCGATATGCTCATTCGTTCGATCCATTGAACCCTTCGTTTGTCAAGATTGAGAAGCAGATTCAGGACGAATTAATTGAAACAACAGTCATCAATTCCCGCAATCGGGCAGCCACAGACACGATTAAAGTCGCCGAGTTGAACGATCCAAATTTAACCCTCAATCTGACGCAAACGCTTGCCCCAGGATTAGCGTTGAATGCGGATAGTTCTGTTTGCTATGACGATCTGGGATGTATCACTCGCTTCTCGTTCGCCGACCCAATTTTATGGCCGATTAATTTACTACCTGAAGACAGGGAAAAAATCGACACACATTTCACGCTCAGCACAAGAGATCAATCAACCCCGTGG CCGGGAGTTTTAATTTCTGGCAAAGATCCCAATGGAATCACTTCCGCGTCTTTTAAAGCAACTCGACCAACCAAATTCTATGTCCACGGTTGGCTATCCACCGGGTACGAAGATCGCTACAAA ACTTTTGTGGAAAGATTATTAGCAAACGGAGATTTCAACGTAATCGTCGTTCATTGGGGCGGCGGTGCAGAAACCAGTTACAATCAAGCGTTCGTCAACATTCGTCTTGTGGGCTTGGAAATCGCCTTCCTTGTTAAAACCTTGGTT GGAAAATTAGGAGTTACGCCATCAGATGTTCATCTAATTGGACATAGCCTTGGAGCACACACATCTGGGTACGCAGGAGAAAAAATTGCCAACCTAGGCAGAATCACAg GTTTGGATCCGGCTGGGTGGTATTTCCGAAGAATGCCAACCTTTGCTCGTTTGGATCCCTCTGACGCTCAGTTTGTCGATGCTGTTCACACTGACGGGGAAGGTATCTTAG ctgtTGGTCTGTTGGAGCCTTTGGGTCATCTCGACTTTTATCCCAACGGCGGGGGGCGTCAACCTGGCTGCATATTATCAGAATTGCGATCGGCGAAAAATCTTTCAAGTAACAATCTCATTGATGATGTAACTAACGCCACTTCATGCAGCCACATGAGAGTCCTTGACTTGTACAGCGAATCGTTTCTCCCTGACGCATGTCAGAGTATAGCATACAAATGCTCCGACTATGAATCTTTCCAGAAG GCTGAATGCACATCTTGTGGATCAGATAATAGCCAGTGCACTCCGTTCGGCCTTCAAGCAAATAACTATCCCATTGGAAACCAAGACAACGTCAAACTTTACTTCAACACTGGCGAAAGTTCGCCATACTGCC GATATCATTACGCAGTGAAGGTGAGCTTGGCCAAACCCAGAAGAGCCAAACCAACAGTCACCGGGATAATCCGATTATCTATAAGTGGGCAGCAAGGCACTTTGTCAAAAGTTAAACT CCCAGCGATAGGTCTTGAGCACGGGAAAGATCACCGGTTTCTGTTGACTGTTCCAAATAATTTGGGTTCGGTGCAGAGAGTCAATCTCGGTtggaagtatttaaaaaagaattcattAGATGTGACATGCATTTTGAGGCTTTGCACCCAGAGATTATACGTCAATAGCGTCACCATTTCGTTGATGAACAGCTATCCGGAAGA AACGATTAAAGCCAACACTTTAAAGATCTGCCCGCAGTCTTCACCTGGAGTTATCGGCCCTTTTTTCAGTTTGGCTTTCGATAGTAGTTGCCCAACAACCCTGCCAACATCGTTTAATTTATTAAGTTACCTTAGGCCTTGGACTAATTGGTTAggtatttaa
- the LOC124315398 gene encoding uncharacterized protein LOC124315398 isoform X2, protein MIVKHLDNKFKANWVSKANARRKGPNIPIAKVKNRPPGRGTSRSNRHLLHSQLFANFQTQLSEFSAEDDGTLGYEEDNVFEDEESSQWTPTTTSTVVVPSNSSFVLYRRIFGFESLRKIWDLLLRYIWTSHIGRSIAPQPDKVVEMEDSDSEGEELFQDCEEDENDGSKTVDSVNFCFSPPAPSFVEALNRPLSSLLLRYDATFTPTPATPRTFTPATIQSNSSAQSSTSNRARLAELSWDNYDLTMLPQSPLEGGEIFGRWSAHQRGHRIPMASCLKTLWSLDSPSYDQLTGSPIAEDVEGEDDEGINSTTHSLPVDSGEHRFTRIDSRASDDGLHISKGKSLELDDERQEMSDIKDCNHNNLLR, encoded by the exons ATGATTGTAAAACACCTTGACAACAAGTTCAAAGCTAATTGGGTTTCGAAAGCCAATGCCAGACGGAAGGGTCCCAATATTCCAATAGCCAAAGTCAAGAATCGCCCACCTGGCCGTGGCACGTCTCGTTCCAATCGCCACCTGTTGCACAGCCAACTGTTCGCCAACTTTCAAACACAATTGAGCGAGTTCTCAGCTGAAGACGACGGCACCTTGGGGTACGAGGAAGACAATGTCTTTGAGGACGAAGAAAGCAGCCAGTggacccccaccaccaccagcaccgtAGTCGTTCCCAGCAACAGTTCGTTCGTACTCTACCGACGCATTTTCGGCTTCGAGTCGTTGAGGAAAATCTGGGACCTACTTTTGCGGTACATCTGGACGTCTCACATCGGCCGGAGCATAGCCCCTCAGCCGGACAAAGTGGTGGAGATGGAAGACTCGGATTCGGAAGGCGAAGAATTGTTCCAGGATTGCGAGGAAGATGAAAACGATGGCAGCAAAACGGTTGACAGCGTCAATTTCTGCTTTTCTCCACCGGCTCCGAGCTTTGTCGAAGCTCTGAATCGCCCATTGTCTTCGCTATTGTTGCGCTACGACGCCACTTTCACGCCGACTCCCGCCACGCCGCGTACATTCACGCCGGCCACCATCCAGTCCAACTCGTCCGCCCAGTCTAGCACTTCCAATCGAGCCCGACTTGCCGAATTGTCTTGGGATAATTACGATTTGACCATGTTACCTCAAAGCCCTTTGGAGGGCGGAGAGATATTCGGGAGGTGGTCTGCCCATCAACGGGGCCATCGAATCCCGATGGCGTCGTGTCTGAAGACGCTCTGGAGCCTGGATTCGCCATCGTACGACCAGTTGACCGGTTCACCCATCGCCGAAGACGTTGAAGGAGAAGACGACGAAGGAATCAATTCCACCACCCATTCTCTTCCGGTTGATTCCGGAGAACATCGTTTCACCCGGATTGACTCCCGGGCATCCGACGATGGACTGCACATTTCCAAGGGAAAATCGCTGGAG cTAGACGATGAGCGTCAAGAAATGTCAGACATCAAAGATTGTAACCACAACAACCTGTTACGCTGA
- the LOC124315286 gene encoding cytochrome P450 4C1-like — protein sequence MLNLLLFFFVALIVWYWRRERSHFFQQIDNIPGPLKLPFLGNILTLPRDGPGLLQIFNVKWTRAYGHIYRFWRGMFPIVNISSPSDVEAILASQVHINKSVTGAFLLPWLGDGLLLSGGNKWRKDRKLLTPAFHFQILDGFFDVFNRNSQIFVEQISKRILDENEVDIYPMTSRCTLDIICEAAMGIQINAQVNYDSEYINAIDRVESMIQGRVNSLLGLLPDWIYFQFTPHGREFQTYLDIVHSFTRKVVVARKTIVDQQDADEVDCDSGPKKRRAFLDLLLESARNGESDMSEADIINQVDTFMFEGHDTTSAAVTWFLYCMATHPAEQDRVYEELYECFGDSDRPCSLEDLSKLKYLECCIKESLRRHPPVPLIRRRVNEDVRLSGYNVPADTSLGIQIYALHRNEEFFPDPEAFKPERFQPDQVIGRNPFAYVPFSAGPRNCIGQKFAMYEDKVIVSTLLRQFRFGIDVHRLPIKESLNMILKPEGGMPLLIAPRR from the exons ATGTTGAATCTCCTGTTGTTCTTTTTCGTCGCTCTGATTGTCTGGTATTGGAGACGGGAACGCTCTCATTTTTTCCAGCAAATAGACAACATTCCCGGACCGCTGAAATTGCCATTTTTAGGCAACATCTTAACACTTCCTCGAGATGGACCAG GACTCTTGCAGATATTTAATGTGAAATGGACGAGGGCTTATGGACATATTTATCGATTTTGGCGAGGAATGTTCCCCATAGTGAACATATCATCTCCTTCTGATGTCGAG GCCATTTTGGCTAGTCAGGTTCACATCAACAAAAGCGTTACTGGAGCTTTTCTTTTACCGTGGCTCGGCGATGGCTTGTTATTATCAGGAG GGAATAAATGGCGAAAGGATCGGAAGCTGCTGACTCCCGCGTTTCACTTTCAAATCCTTGATGGCTTCTTCGACGTGTTTAATCGCAACTCTCAGATTTTTGTCGAGCAAATCAGTAAGAGAATACTGGACGAAAATGAAGTTGATATTTATCCCATGACATCACGTTGCACTCTGGACATTATTTGCG AGGCTGCCATGGGAATTCAGATAAACGCTCAAGTGAATTACGATTCTGAATACATCAATGCTATTGACAG AGTCGAATCCATGATACAAGGAAGAGTCAATTCTCTCCTGGGATTGCTGCCGGACTGgatttactttcagttcactCCTCACGGACGTGAATTCCAAACGTATTTGGACATCGTTCATAGTTTCACTCGAAAg GTTGTGGTCGCAAGGAAGACAATAGTTGATCAGCAAGATGCCGATGAAGTTGATTGCGACTCGGGACCAA AGAAACGACGAGCCTTTCTAGATTTGTTGCTGGAATCAGCCCGGAACGGAGAGTCTGATATGAGCGAAGCTGACATCATAAATCAAGTTGATACATTCATGTTTGAG GGTCATGATACCACGTCGGCAGCTGTCACTTGGTTTCTCTACTGCATGGCTACACATCCGGCTGAACAA GATCGAGTTTATGAAGAGCTGTACGAGTGTTTTGGTGATTCAGACAGGCCATGCAGTCTAGAAGACCTGTCAAAATTAAAGTACTTGGAGTGTTGCATCAAGGAATCGCTGCGCCGGCATCCGCCCGTCCCGCTGATTCGACGCAGAGTTAATGAGGATGTCCGCTTAAGTGGCTACAATGTCCCGGCCGATACATCCTTGGGAATTCAAATCTATGCTCTACATCGCAACGAAGAATTCTTTCCTGATCCGGAAGCTTTCAAACCGGAGCGGTTCCAACCTGATCAAGTCATCGGCCGGAATCCTTTCGCCTATGTTCCGTTCAGCGCAGGGCCGAGAAACTGCATCG GGCAAAAATTCGCCATGTACGAAGACAAGGTGATCGTGTCGACTCTACTCCGCCAGTTTCGTTTTGGAATAGACGTGCACCGTCTGCCCATCAAAGAGTCACTAAACATGATTCTTAAACCGGAAGGAGGGATGCCTTTACTCATCGCTCCTCGACGTTAA
- the LOC124315212 gene encoding pancreatic lipase-related protein 2-like isoform X2 encodes MISVKCALIFRIIFFTFFLFNVGSSSEPDYPDTIRTQLRYAHSFDPLNPSFVKIEKQIQDELIETTVINSRNRAATDTIKVAELNDPNLTLNLTQTLAPGLALNADSSVCYDDLGCITRFSFADPILWPINLLPEDREKIDTHFTLSTRDQSTPWPGVLISGKDPNGITSASFKATRPTKFYVHGWLSTGYEDRYKTFVERLLANGDFNVIVVHWGGGAETSYNQAFVNIRLVGLEIAFLVKTLVGKLGVTPSDVHLIGHSLGAHTSGYAGEKIANLGRITGLDPAGWYFRRMPTFARLDPSDAQFVDAVHTDGEGILAVGLLEPLGHLDFYPNGGGRQPGCILSELRSAKNLSSNNLIDDVTNATSCSHMRVLDLYSESFLPDACQSIAYKCSDYESFQKAECTSCGSDNSQCTPFGLQANNYPIGNQDNVKLYFNTGESSPYCLKVSLAKPRRAKPTVTGIIRLSISGQQGTLSKVKLPAIGLEHGKDHRFLLTVPNNLGSVQRVNLGWKYLKKNSLDVTCILRLCTQRLYVNSVTISLMNSYPEETIKANTLKICPQSSPGVIGPFFSLAFDSSCPTTLPTSFNLLSYLRPWTNWLGI; translated from the exons ATGATTTCTGTCAAGTGTGCATTGATCTtccgaattattttctttaccttCTTCTTATTCAATGTTGGATCAAGTAGTGAGCCGGATTACCCTGACACAATAAG AACGCAACTGCGATATGCTCATTCGTTCGATCCATTGAACCCTTCGTTTGTCAAGATTGAGAAGCAGATTCAGGACGAATTAATTGAAACAACAGTCATCAATTCCCGCAATCGGGCAGCCACAGACACGATTAAAGTCGCCGAGTTGAACGATCCAAATTTAACCCTCAATCTGACGCAAACGCTTGCCCCAGGATTAGCGTTGAATGCGGATAGTTCTGTTTGCTATGACGATCTGGGATGTATCACTCGCTTCTCGTTCGCCGACCCAATTTTATGGCCGATTAATTTACTACCTGAAGACAGGGAAAAAATCGACACACATTTCACGCTCAGCACAAGAGATCAATCAACCCCGTGG CCGGGAGTTTTAATTTCTGGCAAAGATCCCAATGGAATCACTTCCGCGTCTTTTAAAGCAACTCGACCAACCAAATTCTATGTCCACGGTTGGCTATCCACCGGGTACGAAGATCGCTACAAA ACTTTTGTGGAAAGATTATTAGCAAACGGAGATTTCAACGTAATCGTCGTTCATTGGGGCGGCGGTGCAGAAACCAGTTACAATCAAGCGTTCGTCAACATTCGTCTTGTGGGCTTGGAAATCGCCTTCCTTGTTAAAACCTTGGTT GGAAAATTAGGAGTTACGCCATCAGATGTTCATCTAATTGGACATAGCCTTGGAGCACACACATCTGGGTACGCAGGAGAAAAAATTGCCAACCTAGGCAGAATCACAg GTTTGGATCCGGCTGGGTGGTATTTCCGAAGAATGCCAACCTTTGCTCGTTTGGATCCCTCTGACGCTCAGTTTGTCGATGCTGTTCACACTGACGGGGAAGGTATCTTAG ctgtTGGTCTGTTGGAGCCTTTGGGTCATCTCGACTTTTATCCCAACGGCGGGGGGCGTCAACCTGGCTGCATATTATCAGAATTGCGATCGGCGAAAAATCTTTCAAGTAACAATCTCATTGATGATGTAACTAACGCCACTTCATGCAGCCACATGAGAGTCCTTGACTTGTACAGCGAATCGTTTCTCCCTGACGCATGTCAGAGTATAGCATACAAATGCTCCGACTATGAATCTTTCCAGAAG GCTGAATGCACATCTTGTGGATCAGATAATAGCCAGTGCACTCCGTTCGGCCTTCAAGCAAATAACTATCCCATTGGAAACCAAGACAACGTCAAACTTTACTTCAACACTGGCGAAAGTTCGCCATACTGCC TGAAGGTGAGCTTGGCCAAACCCAGAAGAGCCAAACCAACAGTCACCGGGATAATCCGATTATCTATAAGTGGGCAGCAAGGCACTTTGTCAAAAGTTAAACT CCCAGCGATAGGTCTTGAGCACGGGAAAGATCACCGGTTTCTGTTGACTGTTCCAAATAATTTGGGTTCGGTGCAGAGAGTCAATCTCGGTtggaagtatttaaaaaagaattcattAGATGTGACATGCATTTTGAGGCTTTGCACCCAGAGATTATACGTCAATAGCGTCACCATTTCGTTGATGAACAGCTATCCGGAAGA AACGATTAAAGCCAACACTTTAAAGATCTGCCCGCAGTCTTCACCTGGAGTTATCGGCCCTTTTTTCAGTTTGGCTTTCGATAGTAGTTGCCCAACAACCCTGCCAACATCGTTTAATTTATTAAGTTACCTTAGGCCTTGGACTAATTGGTTAggtatttaa